A genomic window from Silene latifolia isolate original U9 population chromosome 11, ASM4854445v1, whole genome shotgun sequence includes:
- the LOC141610580 gene encoding putative disease resistance protein RGA1 isoform X1 produces the protein MFSLNSTPGKGAGIATRAADADDMNSNASVICPQSSNSWFQLYLAGKLIEVVGSDTIKEICSSWGYKSELDDLKDTITTIRKVLVDAESKDKLSHEAQDYIRKLNDAVYDADDLFDEFRTIAQLKQHNKDGKLSEKVRDFFSTKKNTLGVAYSMSRGVKKLRKKLDGIASNHNTFGFSVDSQSIRGRREDTCSYVYSDEVIVGRERDLNKVVHILLDSSLQDEVSFLSIVGIGGLGKTTLAQLVFNDDRVKAAFPLRLWTCVSDENAEEFKVKKILAKILESASDKKHDSSTMDLVHRKLLGFLGGKKYLIVLDDVWNEDLEKWLSLKKFLMSGGGGSRVLVTTRSERTAMVVDEKHKYELTGLSPENSWRLFEMTAFGEKDRQDVNYAELITLGQKIVEQCSNVPLAIKVVGTLLYGQNVSKWKLFQECGIAKLKDGDNKIMSILKLSYDNLESNLKTCFTYCALFPKDTRIDKEKLIRLWMAQGYIVPLDVGQSLEDAGEEYISILLRRCFFQDVERNNLGGVKSFKIHGLIHDVAQKVAGKGVVAVSSMQTNFGDEAHHLFHIGSKCKGSIFSKCKIRSYVRDGFEINFQVAELVDNWKFLRTLDLHDLDIKTLPNSIGKLFHLRYLDVSDNKRLTALPDSVTKLYNLQTLDLRRCEDLKELPKGLAKLANLRHLDTSYCFALRHMPSGLYKLSCLCVLTRFVVGDSIAELENLLALKNLRGSLYIRITHNFMNIVECRGGYLRSMNHLEDLQILMQCGGNHETLLEKLEPPVSLKQLSVRVYNGAKLPSRWRGAGEVNNWATFLPNLVHIELFNFPNVLHLPSLSKLPHLKSLSLDALFKLEYIEDSTHIGSNRDVFFPSLEELKISFASELRGWWRGEDIDCKNHVQPCFSRLSKLEIDACQKLTSFPACIILETLKLYAVNEELWIDDTIKLREVEVDNLDYLIMLTTEGLTSILIYGNDDIESMSQLAGKLKGCHSLRSLKIMCCRRLRSLEGVGWEYLTALDSLRLSSLPSLLFSGTKEEDGDGDDDDHDNGMPWRSIGGTLRSLELLNLMMQTIPKGIRHLTSLENLKIDKLCNLTSLPEWISCLSSLRSLRIINCEKLQLNVGILRDLISLQLLEVRGCPFVTERFRNPNGEDWAKLRHIPSVDIRLGDFHR, from the exons ATGTTCTCCCTTAATTCAACCCCTGGCAAGGGTGCCGGGATAGCTACAAGGGCCGCTGATGCTGATGATATGAATTCTAATGCCAGCGTAATCTGTCCGCAATCCTCAAATTCATGGTTCCAGTTATA TCTTGCAGGAAAACTGATTGAAGTGGTTGGGTCTGACACCATCAAAGAGATTTGCTCATCATGGGGCTACAAATCTGAGCTTGACGACCTCAAAGACACCATCACTACCATCAGGAAAGTCCTCGTTGATGCCGAGTCTAAGGATAAACTTTCCCACGAAGCGCAAGACTATATTCGGAAGCTGAACGATGCTGTTTATGACGCTGATGATTTGTTTGATGAGTTTCGTACTATAGCTCAGCTTAAGCAGCACAACAAGGATGGTAAATTATCTGAAAAGGTACGAGACTTCTTCTCTACTAAGAAAAATACCCTTGGTGTTGCTTACTCTATGTCTCGTGGGGTTAAGAAACTTAGGAAGAAACTTGATGGTATTGCTAGTAATCATAACACATTTGGGTTTAGTGTTGACTCTCAATCTATTAGGGGGAGAAGGGAGGACACTTGTTCTTATGTGTATTCAGATGAGGTTATTGTCGGGAGAGAACGCGATCTTAATAAGGTTGTCCATATACTGTTAGATTCTAGTTTGCAAGATGAAGTGTCTTTCCTCTCTATAGTGGGAATTGGTGGGTTGGGGAAAACTACGCTTGCCCAACTTGTGTTTAATGATGATAGAGTTAAAGCTGCATTTCCCTTGAGGTTATGGACATGTGTGTCTGATGAAAATGCAGAGGAATTTAAAGTGAAAAAAATTCTTGCTAAGATTTTAGAATCAGCTTCTGATAAGAAACATGATAGTTCAACGATGGATTTGGTACATAGGAAACTTCTAGGTTTTCTTGGAGGGAAGAAATACTTGATAGTTCTAGACGATGTATGGAATGAAGATCTTGAGAAGTGGCTTAGTTTAAAAAAATTCTTAATGAGTGGTGgaggaggaagtagggttttggTAACCACACGTTCTGAAAGGACTGCAATGGTGGTTGATGAGAAACATAAATATGAGCTAACAGGATTGTCTCCTGAAAATTCATGGCGTTTATTTGAGATGACAGCATTTGGGGAAAAAGATAGACAAGATGTGAATTATGCTGAATTAATTACACTTGGCCAGAAGATTGTTGAACAATGCTCCAATGTTCCTCTTGCTATTAAAGTTGTTGGAACACTTTTGTATGGTCAGAATGTAAGTAAATGGAAATTATTTCAAGAATGCGGAATAGCCAAGCTTAAAGATGGAGATAATAAGATTATGTCCATACTGAAGCTTAGCTATGATAACCTTGAATCAAATCTGAAGACTTGCTTTACCTATTGCGCATTGTTCCCCAAGGATACCAGAATAGACAAGGAGAAGTTGATTAGGCTTTGGATGGCACAAGGATACATAGTTCCATTGGATGTGGGTCAGAGCCTGGAAGATGCTGGGGAGGAGTACATTTCAATCTTGCTACGAAGATGTTTTTTTCAAGATGTAGAAAGGAATAATCTTGGTGGGGTTAAATCATTTAAAATCCATGGCTTGATTCACGATGTTGCTCAAAAGGTAGCAGGAAAGGGTGTTGTGGCAGTAAGTTCTATGCAAACCAATTTTGGAGATGAAGCTCATCACTTATTTCACATAGGAAGTAAATGTAAAGGAAGTATTTTCTCGAAGTGTAAGATCCGCTCTTATGTTAGAGATGGGTTTGAAATCAACTTTCAGGTAGCTGAATTGGTAGACAATTGGAAGTTTCTTAGGACATTAGATCTGCATGACCTTGACATCAAGACTTTACCAAATTCGATTGGTAAACTATTTCATTTAAGGTATCTTGATGTATCTGACAATAAGCGTCTAACGGCGCTTCCTGATTCAGTTACAAAACTGTATAATCTGCAAACCTTAGATCTAAGGAGGTGCGAAGATTTGAAAGAGTTGCCAAAGGGTTTGGCCAAGTTGGCAAATCTGAGGCACCTGGATACATCTTACTGTTTTGCGTTGAGACACATGCCTTCAGGTCTATACAAACTGAGTTGCCTATGTGTTCTTACCAGGTTTGTTGTGGGTGATTCAATTGCGGAGCTAGAAAATCTACTGGCATTGAAGAACCTAAGAGGAAGCTTATATATTCGAATCACTCATAACTTCATGAATATTGTGGAATGTAGGGGAGGATATTTGAGAAGCATGAACCATCTTGAGGATCTACAGATATTAATGCAATGTGGTGGAAACCATGAAACTTTGCTAGAAAAACTCGAGCCCCCTGTTTCTTTAAAGCAACTCAGTGTGAGGGTTTACAACGGAGCTAAACTTCCATCAAGATGGCGGGGAGCTGGAGAAGTTAATAACTGGGCCACCTTTCTTCCGAATCTTGTCCATATTGAGCTTTTCAATTTTCCCAACGTGTTGCATTTGCCGTCATTGAGCAAACTACCCCATCTCAAGTCACTGTCACTAGATGCTTTGTTTAAATTGGAGTACATAGAGGATTCAACTCATATTGGCAGTAATAGAGATGTGTTTTTTCCATCCCTCGAGGAACTTAAAATTTCATTTGCGAGTGAGTTAAGGGGATGGTGGAGAGGGGAAGATATAGACTGCAAAAATCATGTACAACCTTGCTTTTCCCGGCTCTCCAAATTGGAAATTGATGCGTGTCAAAAACTGACATCATTTCCTGCTTGTATAATCCTTGAAACGCTGAAATTGTATGCTGTGAATGAAGAATTATGGATTGACGATACAATCAAACTAAGGGAGGTGGAAGTAGACAACCTTGATTACCTGATAATGTTGACGACAGAAGGTCTAACTAGCATTCTTATATATGGAAATGATGACATAGAGAGTATGTCACAACTTGCAGGGAAATTGAAGGGCTGTCATTCCCTACGGAGCCTGAAAATTATGTGTTGTAGGAGGTTGAGGTCTCTGGAAGGAGTAGGGTGGGAGTATCTAACAGCTTTGGATTCGCTACGATTAAGCTCACTCCCCAGTTTATTATTCTCAGGAACAAAAGAAGAAGATggtgacggtgatgatgatgatcatGATAATGGGATGCCATGGAGATCCATTGGGGGAACACTCCGGTCCCTGGAATTATTAAATTTGATGATGCAAACCATCCCTAAAGGAATCAGACATTTGACTTCTCTTGAAAACTTAAAAATTGACAAGTTATGTAATCTTACATCCCTCCCCGAGTGGATAAGTTGCTTGTCGTCTCTCCGGTCACTGCGCATAATAAACTGCGAGAAACTCCAATTAAATGTAGGTATATTGCGGGACCTTATCTCCTTGCAGCTGCTGGAGGTAAGAGGGTGTCCGTTTGTAACTGAAAGATTCCGGAATCCAAATGGGGAGGACTGGGCCAAGCTCCGACATATACCCTCTGTTGACATCCGGCTAGGTGATTTCCATCGATGA
- the LOC141610580 gene encoding putative disease resistance protein RGA1 isoform X2 yields the protein MAELGISLAGKLIEVVGSDTIKEICSSWGYKSELDDLKDTITTIRKVLVDAESKDKLSHEAQDYIRKLNDAVYDADDLFDEFRTIAQLKQHNKDGKLSEKVRDFFSTKKNTLGVAYSMSRGVKKLRKKLDGIASNHNTFGFSVDSQSIRGRREDTCSYVYSDEVIVGRERDLNKVVHILLDSSLQDEVSFLSIVGIGGLGKTTLAQLVFNDDRVKAAFPLRLWTCVSDENAEEFKVKKILAKILESASDKKHDSSTMDLVHRKLLGFLGGKKYLIVLDDVWNEDLEKWLSLKKFLMSGGGGSRVLVTTRSERTAMVVDEKHKYELTGLSPENSWRLFEMTAFGEKDRQDVNYAELITLGQKIVEQCSNVPLAIKVVGTLLYGQNVSKWKLFQECGIAKLKDGDNKIMSILKLSYDNLESNLKTCFTYCALFPKDTRIDKEKLIRLWMAQGYIVPLDVGQSLEDAGEEYISILLRRCFFQDVERNNLGGVKSFKIHGLIHDVAQKVAGKGVVAVSSMQTNFGDEAHHLFHIGSKCKGSIFSKCKIRSYVRDGFEINFQVAELVDNWKFLRTLDLHDLDIKTLPNSIGKLFHLRYLDVSDNKRLTALPDSVTKLYNLQTLDLRRCEDLKELPKGLAKLANLRHLDTSYCFALRHMPSGLYKLSCLCVLTRFVVGDSIAELENLLALKNLRGSLYIRITHNFMNIVECRGGYLRSMNHLEDLQILMQCGGNHETLLEKLEPPVSLKQLSVRVYNGAKLPSRWRGAGEVNNWATFLPNLVHIELFNFPNVLHLPSLSKLPHLKSLSLDALFKLEYIEDSTHIGSNRDVFFPSLEELKISFASELRGWWRGEDIDCKNHVQPCFSRLSKLEIDACQKLTSFPACIILETLKLYAVNEELWIDDTIKLREVEVDNLDYLIMLTTEGLTSILIYGNDDIESMSQLAGKLKGCHSLRSLKIMCCRRLRSLEGVGWEYLTALDSLRLSSLPSLLFSGTKEEDGDGDDDDHDNGMPWRSIGGTLRSLELLNLMMQTIPKGIRHLTSLENLKIDKLCNLTSLPEWISCLSSLRSLRIINCEKLQLNVGILRDLISLQLLEVRGCPFVTERFRNPNGEDWAKLRHIPSVDIRLGDFHR from the coding sequence ATGGCTGAACTAGGGATCAGTCTTGCAGGAAAACTGATTGAAGTGGTTGGGTCTGACACCATCAAAGAGATTTGCTCATCATGGGGCTACAAATCTGAGCTTGACGACCTCAAAGACACCATCACTACCATCAGGAAAGTCCTCGTTGATGCCGAGTCTAAGGATAAACTTTCCCACGAAGCGCAAGACTATATTCGGAAGCTGAACGATGCTGTTTATGACGCTGATGATTTGTTTGATGAGTTTCGTACTATAGCTCAGCTTAAGCAGCACAACAAGGATGGTAAATTATCTGAAAAGGTACGAGACTTCTTCTCTACTAAGAAAAATACCCTTGGTGTTGCTTACTCTATGTCTCGTGGGGTTAAGAAACTTAGGAAGAAACTTGATGGTATTGCTAGTAATCATAACACATTTGGGTTTAGTGTTGACTCTCAATCTATTAGGGGGAGAAGGGAGGACACTTGTTCTTATGTGTATTCAGATGAGGTTATTGTCGGGAGAGAACGCGATCTTAATAAGGTTGTCCATATACTGTTAGATTCTAGTTTGCAAGATGAAGTGTCTTTCCTCTCTATAGTGGGAATTGGTGGGTTGGGGAAAACTACGCTTGCCCAACTTGTGTTTAATGATGATAGAGTTAAAGCTGCATTTCCCTTGAGGTTATGGACATGTGTGTCTGATGAAAATGCAGAGGAATTTAAAGTGAAAAAAATTCTTGCTAAGATTTTAGAATCAGCTTCTGATAAGAAACATGATAGTTCAACGATGGATTTGGTACATAGGAAACTTCTAGGTTTTCTTGGAGGGAAGAAATACTTGATAGTTCTAGACGATGTATGGAATGAAGATCTTGAGAAGTGGCTTAGTTTAAAAAAATTCTTAATGAGTGGTGgaggaggaagtagggttttggTAACCACACGTTCTGAAAGGACTGCAATGGTGGTTGATGAGAAACATAAATATGAGCTAACAGGATTGTCTCCTGAAAATTCATGGCGTTTATTTGAGATGACAGCATTTGGGGAAAAAGATAGACAAGATGTGAATTATGCTGAATTAATTACACTTGGCCAGAAGATTGTTGAACAATGCTCCAATGTTCCTCTTGCTATTAAAGTTGTTGGAACACTTTTGTATGGTCAGAATGTAAGTAAATGGAAATTATTTCAAGAATGCGGAATAGCCAAGCTTAAAGATGGAGATAATAAGATTATGTCCATACTGAAGCTTAGCTATGATAACCTTGAATCAAATCTGAAGACTTGCTTTACCTATTGCGCATTGTTCCCCAAGGATACCAGAATAGACAAGGAGAAGTTGATTAGGCTTTGGATGGCACAAGGATACATAGTTCCATTGGATGTGGGTCAGAGCCTGGAAGATGCTGGGGAGGAGTACATTTCAATCTTGCTACGAAGATGTTTTTTTCAAGATGTAGAAAGGAATAATCTTGGTGGGGTTAAATCATTTAAAATCCATGGCTTGATTCACGATGTTGCTCAAAAGGTAGCAGGAAAGGGTGTTGTGGCAGTAAGTTCTATGCAAACCAATTTTGGAGATGAAGCTCATCACTTATTTCACATAGGAAGTAAATGTAAAGGAAGTATTTTCTCGAAGTGTAAGATCCGCTCTTATGTTAGAGATGGGTTTGAAATCAACTTTCAGGTAGCTGAATTGGTAGACAATTGGAAGTTTCTTAGGACATTAGATCTGCATGACCTTGACATCAAGACTTTACCAAATTCGATTGGTAAACTATTTCATTTAAGGTATCTTGATGTATCTGACAATAAGCGTCTAACGGCGCTTCCTGATTCAGTTACAAAACTGTATAATCTGCAAACCTTAGATCTAAGGAGGTGCGAAGATTTGAAAGAGTTGCCAAAGGGTTTGGCCAAGTTGGCAAATCTGAGGCACCTGGATACATCTTACTGTTTTGCGTTGAGACACATGCCTTCAGGTCTATACAAACTGAGTTGCCTATGTGTTCTTACCAGGTTTGTTGTGGGTGATTCAATTGCGGAGCTAGAAAATCTACTGGCATTGAAGAACCTAAGAGGAAGCTTATATATTCGAATCACTCATAACTTCATGAATATTGTGGAATGTAGGGGAGGATATTTGAGAAGCATGAACCATCTTGAGGATCTACAGATATTAATGCAATGTGGTGGAAACCATGAAACTTTGCTAGAAAAACTCGAGCCCCCTGTTTCTTTAAAGCAACTCAGTGTGAGGGTTTACAACGGAGCTAAACTTCCATCAAGATGGCGGGGAGCTGGAGAAGTTAATAACTGGGCCACCTTTCTTCCGAATCTTGTCCATATTGAGCTTTTCAATTTTCCCAACGTGTTGCATTTGCCGTCATTGAGCAAACTACCCCATCTCAAGTCACTGTCACTAGATGCTTTGTTTAAATTGGAGTACATAGAGGATTCAACTCATATTGGCAGTAATAGAGATGTGTTTTTTCCATCCCTCGAGGAACTTAAAATTTCATTTGCGAGTGAGTTAAGGGGATGGTGGAGAGGGGAAGATATAGACTGCAAAAATCATGTACAACCTTGCTTTTCCCGGCTCTCCAAATTGGAAATTGATGCGTGTCAAAAACTGACATCATTTCCTGCTTGTATAATCCTTGAAACGCTGAAATTGTATGCTGTGAATGAAGAATTATGGATTGACGATACAATCAAACTAAGGGAGGTGGAAGTAGACAACCTTGATTACCTGATAATGTTGACGACAGAAGGTCTAACTAGCATTCTTATATATGGAAATGATGACATAGAGAGTATGTCACAACTTGCAGGGAAATTGAAGGGCTGTCATTCCCTACGGAGCCTGAAAATTATGTGTTGTAGGAGGTTGAGGTCTCTGGAAGGAGTAGGGTGGGAGTATCTAACAGCTTTGGATTCGCTACGATTAAGCTCACTCCCCAGTTTATTATTCTCAGGAACAAAAGAAGAAGATggtgacggtgatgatgatgatcatGATAATGGGATGCCATGGAGATCCATTGGGGGAACACTCCGGTCCCTGGAATTATTAAATTTGATGATGCAAACCATCCCTAAAGGAATCAGACATTTGACTTCTCTTGAAAACTTAAAAATTGACAAGTTATGTAATCTTACATCCCTCCCCGAGTGGATAAGTTGCTTGTCGTCTCTCCGGTCACTGCGCATAATAAACTGCGAGAAACTCCAATTAAATGTAGGTATATTGCGGGACCTTATCTCCTTGCAGCTGCTGGAGGTAAGAGGGTGTCCGTTTGTAACTGAAAGATTCCGGAATCCAAATGGGGAGGACTGGGCCAAGCTCCGACATATACCCTCTGTTGACATCCGGCTAGGTGATTTCCATCGATGA
- the LOC141610580 gene encoding putative disease resistance protein RGA3 isoform X3 encodes MSRGVKKLRKKLDGIASNHNTFGFSVDSQSIRGRREDTCSYVYSDEVIVGRERDLNKVVHILLDSSLQDEVSFLSIVGIGGLGKTTLAQLVFNDDRVKAAFPLRLWTCVSDENAEEFKVKKILAKILESASDKKHDSSTMDLVHRKLLGFLGGKKYLIVLDDVWNEDLEKWLSLKKFLMSGGGGSRVLVTTRSERTAMVVDEKHKYELTGLSPENSWRLFEMTAFGEKDRQDVNYAELITLGQKIVEQCSNVPLAIKVVGTLLYGQNVSKWKLFQECGIAKLKDGDNKIMSILKLSYDNLESNLKTCFTYCALFPKDTRIDKEKLIRLWMAQGYIVPLDVGQSLEDAGEEYISILLRRCFFQDVERNNLGGVKSFKIHGLIHDVAQKVAGKGVVAVSSMQTNFGDEAHHLFHIGSKCKGSIFSKCKIRSYVRDGFEINFQVAELVDNWKFLRTLDLHDLDIKTLPNSIGKLFHLRYLDVSDNKRLTALPDSVTKLYNLQTLDLRRCEDLKELPKGLAKLANLRHLDTSYCFALRHMPSGLYKLSCLCVLTRFVVGDSIAELENLLALKNLRGSLYIRITHNFMNIVECRGGYLRSMNHLEDLQILMQCGGNHETLLEKLEPPVSLKQLSVRVYNGAKLPSRWRGAGEVNNWATFLPNLVHIELFNFPNVLHLPSLSKLPHLKSLSLDALFKLEYIEDSTHIGSNRDVFFPSLEELKISFASELRGWWRGEDIDCKNHVQPCFSRLSKLEIDACQKLTSFPACIILETLKLYAVNEELWIDDTIKLREVEVDNLDYLIMLTTEGLTSILIYGNDDIESMSQLAGKLKGCHSLRSLKIMCCRRLRSLEGVGWEYLTALDSLRLSSLPSLLFSGTKEEDGDGDDDDHDNGMPWRSIGGTLRSLELLNLMMQTIPKGIRHLTSLENLKIDKLCNLTSLPEWISCLSSLRSLRIINCEKLQLNVGILRDLISLQLLEVRGCPFVTERFRNPNGEDWAKLRHIPSVDIRLGDFHR; translated from the coding sequence ATGTCTCGTGGGGTTAAGAAACTTAGGAAGAAACTTGATGGTATTGCTAGTAATCATAACACATTTGGGTTTAGTGTTGACTCTCAATCTATTAGGGGGAGAAGGGAGGACACTTGTTCTTATGTGTATTCAGATGAGGTTATTGTCGGGAGAGAACGCGATCTTAATAAGGTTGTCCATATACTGTTAGATTCTAGTTTGCAAGATGAAGTGTCTTTCCTCTCTATAGTGGGAATTGGTGGGTTGGGGAAAACTACGCTTGCCCAACTTGTGTTTAATGATGATAGAGTTAAAGCTGCATTTCCCTTGAGGTTATGGACATGTGTGTCTGATGAAAATGCAGAGGAATTTAAAGTGAAAAAAATTCTTGCTAAGATTTTAGAATCAGCTTCTGATAAGAAACATGATAGTTCAACGATGGATTTGGTACATAGGAAACTTCTAGGTTTTCTTGGAGGGAAGAAATACTTGATAGTTCTAGACGATGTATGGAATGAAGATCTTGAGAAGTGGCTTAGTTTAAAAAAATTCTTAATGAGTGGTGgaggaggaagtagggttttggTAACCACACGTTCTGAAAGGACTGCAATGGTGGTTGATGAGAAACATAAATATGAGCTAACAGGATTGTCTCCTGAAAATTCATGGCGTTTATTTGAGATGACAGCATTTGGGGAAAAAGATAGACAAGATGTGAATTATGCTGAATTAATTACACTTGGCCAGAAGATTGTTGAACAATGCTCCAATGTTCCTCTTGCTATTAAAGTTGTTGGAACACTTTTGTATGGTCAGAATGTAAGTAAATGGAAATTATTTCAAGAATGCGGAATAGCCAAGCTTAAAGATGGAGATAATAAGATTATGTCCATACTGAAGCTTAGCTATGATAACCTTGAATCAAATCTGAAGACTTGCTTTACCTATTGCGCATTGTTCCCCAAGGATACCAGAATAGACAAGGAGAAGTTGATTAGGCTTTGGATGGCACAAGGATACATAGTTCCATTGGATGTGGGTCAGAGCCTGGAAGATGCTGGGGAGGAGTACATTTCAATCTTGCTACGAAGATGTTTTTTTCAAGATGTAGAAAGGAATAATCTTGGTGGGGTTAAATCATTTAAAATCCATGGCTTGATTCACGATGTTGCTCAAAAGGTAGCAGGAAAGGGTGTTGTGGCAGTAAGTTCTATGCAAACCAATTTTGGAGATGAAGCTCATCACTTATTTCACATAGGAAGTAAATGTAAAGGAAGTATTTTCTCGAAGTGTAAGATCCGCTCTTATGTTAGAGATGGGTTTGAAATCAACTTTCAGGTAGCTGAATTGGTAGACAATTGGAAGTTTCTTAGGACATTAGATCTGCATGACCTTGACATCAAGACTTTACCAAATTCGATTGGTAAACTATTTCATTTAAGGTATCTTGATGTATCTGACAATAAGCGTCTAACGGCGCTTCCTGATTCAGTTACAAAACTGTATAATCTGCAAACCTTAGATCTAAGGAGGTGCGAAGATTTGAAAGAGTTGCCAAAGGGTTTGGCCAAGTTGGCAAATCTGAGGCACCTGGATACATCTTACTGTTTTGCGTTGAGACACATGCCTTCAGGTCTATACAAACTGAGTTGCCTATGTGTTCTTACCAGGTTTGTTGTGGGTGATTCAATTGCGGAGCTAGAAAATCTACTGGCATTGAAGAACCTAAGAGGAAGCTTATATATTCGAATCACTCATAACTTCATGAATATTGTGGAATGTAGGGGAGGATATTTGAGAAGCATGAACCATCTTGAGGATCTACAGATATTAATGCAATGTGGTGGAAACCATGAAACTTTGCTAGAAAAACTCGAGCCCCCTGTTTCTTTAAAGCAACTCAGTGTGAGGGTTTACAACGGAGCTAAACTTCCATCAAGATGGCGGGGAGCTGGAGAAGTTAATAACTGGGCCACCTTTCTTCCGAATCTTGTCCATATTGAGCTTTTCAATTTTCCCAACGTGTTGCATTTGCCGTCATTGAGCAAACTACCCCATCTCAAGTCACTGTCACTAGATGCTTTGTTTAAATTGGAGTACATAGAGGATTCAACTCATATTGGCAGTAATAGAGATGTGTTTTTTCCATCCCTCGAGGAACTTAAAATTTCATTTGCGAGTGAGTTAAGGGGATGGTGGAGAGGGGAAGATATAGACTGCAAAAATCATGTACAACCTTGCTTTTCCCGGCTCTCCAAATTGGAAATTGATGCGTGTCAAAAACTGACATCATTTCCTGCTTGTATAATCCTTGAAACGCTGAAATTGTATGCTGTGAATGAAGAATTATGGATTGACGATACAATCAAACTAAGGGAGGTGGAAGTAGACAACCTTGATTACCTGATAATGTTGACGACAGAAGGTCTAACTAGCATTCTTATATATGGAAATGATGACATAGAGAGTATGTCACAACTTGCAGGGAAATTGAAGGGCTGTCATTCCCTACGGAGCCTGAAAATTATGTGTTGTAGGAGGTTGAGGTCTCTGGAAGGAGTAGGGTGGGAGTATCTAACAGCTTTGGATTCGCTACGATTAAGCTCACTCCCCAGTTTATTATTCTCAGGAACAAAAGAAGAAGATggtgacggtgatgatgatgatcatGATAATGGGATGCCATGGAGATCCATTGGGGGAACACTCCGGTCCCTGGAATTATTAAATTTGATGATGCAAACCATCCCTAAAGGAATCAGACATTTGACTTCTCTTGAAAACTTAAAAATTGACAAGTTATGTAATCTTACATCCCTCCCCGAGTGGATAAGTTGCTTGTCGTCTCTCCGGTCACTGCGCATAATAAACTGCGAGAAACTCCAATTAAATGTAGGTATATTGCGGGACCTTATCTCCTTGCAGCTGCTGGAGGTAAGAGGGTGTCCGTTTGTAACTGAAAGATTCCGGAATCCAAATGGGGAGGACTGGGCCAAGCTCCGACATATACCCTCTGTTGACATCCGGCTAGGTGATTTCCATCGATGA